The Bacteroidales bacterium genome contains a region encoding:
- the rfaE2 gene encoding D-glycero-beta-D-manno-heptose 1-phosphate adenylyltransferase, whose product MLKSEVIQNKILGAEELQRHLALWRFKDKKIVFTNGCFDILHLGHIDYLMKAADAGDILIIGLNTDASVRKLKGEGRPVNSEHARAMMLASLAFVSAVVLFDEETPYELIQNIQPDVLVKGNDYKIEEIVGYDIVLAKGGEVITVDLLAGYSTTGLIEKLKTK is encoded by the coding sequence ATGTTAAAATCAGAAGTCATACAGAATAAGATACTCGGTGCTGAAGAACTTCAGCGGCATCTTGCATTGTGGCGGTTCAAGGACAAGAAAATCGTTTTTACCAATGGGTGTTTCGATATCCTTCATCTCGGTCACATTGATTATCTGATGAAAGCCGCCGATGCAGGCGATATACTGATCATCGGCCTGAACACCGATGCTTCAGTTCGAAAACTAAAAGGAGAAGGAAGGCCTGTAAATAGCGAACATGCAAGGGCGATGATGCTTGCATCACTAGCCTTTGTGAGCGCAGTAGTTTTATTTGATGAAGAAACGCCTTACGAACTTATCCAGAACATTCAGCCTGATGTGTTGGTTAAAGGCAATGATTACAAAATTGAAGAAATTGTCGGTTATGATATTGTATTGGCCAAAGGCGGAGAAGTCATCACTGTTGATTTGTTGGCTGGTTACAGCACAACTGGGTTGATTGAGAAACTGAAAACTAAATAA